Below is a window of Oncorhynchus clarkii lewisi isolate Uvic-CL-2024 chromosome 19, UVic_Ocla_1.0, whole genome shotgun sequence DNA.
tggcctgaatgcaaagcgctatgtctggagaaaaccaggcataGCTAatcacagcctgaattcaaaatctattaaatatatattttctctctcccatctacacacaataccctataatgacaaagcgaaagcaTGTTTAGACATTTTGTATTTTTGCAAATGCTGATAGACATgcccaagacaactcaaagctgtaatagtcatgtctacaaagtattgactcagggttgtgaatacttatgtatttattttcaatacatttgcaaaaacatctaaacatgttttcagtttgtcattacagtgtattgtgtgtagctgggtgagaactatttatatttttaaaatatattttgaattcaggctgtaacaaaatgtgtaacaagtcaaggggtatgaaaactTTGAAGGAtttgtatagtgcactactaactAGTACACTCTATAAGCAGGGTACCATTTCAGATAGAACCATTGCACTGACTGGCTCTACCTTTATCTCCAGAGTGCCTGCGAAGGCCATCTTGAAGGCTCCAGACACATCTTTGGTAAAAACCCTCTGGAAGGTTTGTTTGAATAGTGAGGTGGTGAAAGAGTCCGCCATCACCATGTAGCCTCTGCAAAAACATATATACGCGAACGAGTTCAACGATACATAGTGTGAATCTCAGAAGCTTTTGGTTGATTCCTTCCTCCTCAAAGCATCAGAGGAGAGCACTGGAGAAGATCTGAGGTCAAACTCTCCCCTCACTATGGGAGAAGACAGTGATTGACGTGTGTGTTCTGCATaccaaatggcattctattccctatatagtgggctacttttgaccagccctggtcaaaagtagcccactatatagggaatagggtgccatttcagacggaAGTTCACCAAACACAAAAAGagtcctcacccagtgtgattgGAACAACACTTCATTTCCAGCAGTCCAGTCTGGTCCAGAGCGCATGCATAGATGTCTATGATGTGGCCATTGGTGGAAGCACGGCTCGCCAACGCCTCATAATGCTGAAAATGAAGGAAAGGCTTTTTATACATATCCAAACTTTTTACAGGAGCAGGACAAAAAGAGGATCCAATATAATATAGAGAATTAAGAAGTGCCTGTTTGTAATTTATGCCAAAAAAAACAAATACACATCTAGCCATTAACTGGTTGTCTCACTTTAATGTGCTGTAAGACCACTTGAGCATTTaatcggcagggtagcctagtggttagagcgttgcaaggttgcaagttcaaacccccgcgctgacaaggtacaaatctgtcgttctgcccctgaacaggcagttaacccactgttcctaggccgtcattgaaaataagaatttgttcttaactgacttgcctagttaaataaaggtcaaataaaaaaaataaaaatcataattTACAGACAGTGGCAACAGACCTGAAAAAAGTTCAGATCATGGTAAACCCATCTAAATAACAGGCAAAGCCAAAAGGTTGAGACAAACTTACTTTGGTCCCCTTCTTCATGAACTTGGCATTGTCCTTCTCAATGTCATGCCAGGAGCGAATAGGGGCCTTCAGCTCATCTCCTACCACCATGCCTGGGCCCTGAGTGGCTGGCCCACCGATGAAGGTCATGATGCGTGCCCCAGTGTTAGGGAAGGTGCACTGGAAGGGGAATGGATGGTGGAAAAAACTGACACTATTACAAAACATTTCTATGAAGCTAAGTAAACAATAAACCAAACAATGACTAAAGCCTGTAATCATGACCCCATTACCACAACGTAATAGTTTTAAATCTTACAAATCCCACTTACAGCGGAACACAGGGAAACATGAATTTGAAGTAGTATGGGGGGGGCTGATTTGACAAAACAGTAATATTGAAAATGGAGTCATTGAAATATGGACCATTCTATTTTAATCACAAATCATATAGTTTTCTAAACCTTTAAAACACTTTGAAAGCGCTTGCTTAAGTCTGCCTGGGATGCCAGTTGGACAGAGTTCACACTTTCGCAACTTTTTCCATTGGTGCAGTTTATAAATGAATAAAAATctcccaatttcatggtatccaattggtagctacagtcttgtctcatcgctgcaactcccaaggcgaaggtcgagagcagtgcattctccgaaacacaaccaagccgcactgcttcttgaaacaatgcccacttaatccagccgtaccaatgtgtcggaggaaacatcaaACACCTGGCTACTGTCAGCaagcactgtgcccggcccgccacaggagtcgctaaagcgcgatgggacaaggacatacctgccggtcaaaccctccccgaATGACGCTGCGACAGtttctattttatttaaccaggcaagtcagttaagaacaaattcttatttacaatgacggcctaggaacagtgggttaactgccttgtacaggagcagaacgacagatttttacgtcgttagctcggggattcgatataacaacctttcggttactggcccaacgctctaaccactaggctacctgctgccccatggGTATctcggtcgcagccggctgcgacagagcctggactcgaactcagaatctctagtggcactgccttagaccactgcgccactcgggaggctacCATTGGTGCAATTGTGCCAGGCAAAATCAATCAAGCCAAAGTGTTTGAAATatttaaaatactatttgaacccaggtctgcagtgAGGTAAGTTATATTTCTGTCCAGGTCTTACCTCCAGCAAGCCAACAGCGATGGACATGGCTGATCCTAACGAGCGGAGGGGCCGTTTTCCCTGAGTGACAGGCCAGGGatctctctgcagctctccaAGCAGGTCTGTCAGGTTCATGTCAATCTTCTGGACTGGCTGGAGGAATCTAAGCAACAACAAAATGGAAATAAGTTCTAAATTAAGACTTTTTTGTGTCAACAAATTATTTTAGTATATGTACTGCCAAGTCAAAACAATGCTGTAGCTATGTAGAGTGGTTTGCCTGTTGGAGACGGGGGCCTGTGGAGCTTGTGGTCCCCGTCCTGCCTGTGCAGCAGTGGGCTTGGTCAACCCCAGCATCTCCTGCAATTGTTTGGCATTGAGGTCTTTGGTTCCCCTGAAGACATAGCTCTTGGAGATGCCCTCGCAGCCCAGCTCGTGGACTTGGATCATGCGTCCAAAGGTGATGAGGCCCACTAGGGCCGTAGGAGGAAGCAGGGATAGGGACATCTGTAAGGACTCTTTCAGAGCCTGCAGGTCCTCGTCCTCCATGCAGGTGTCCACCACATACAGGAAGACAAGCGGCATCAGGGGACCTCTCTGTGGGGGCCAGGGAAGGCAAACTCAGAGCCATGGCATTGCATGCTTGATTTTATGTTCTAAATGAGAACTAATGAATCTCTGTAGGAGAGATAACGAAGGTAGGTATGCAATTATCTGGTATGCTGTTGTATCTTCTCTAAAACGTATCAAAATTAAGGCCTATATCTAATTTAGATTCTATCAAAATACTGTAtttgtaaaataaatatatatatatatatatatatatatatatataataaaatgtCCTTATTTTGAGTGATGGCTGGTTATCTAGATAGCTGTGATCAAACGGAAATCCTACCTGGACCACATATTCAATGGTGGAGAACTGTGGTAGCAGCTCGGCTGGCTGGTTGACATCTGATATCCCAGCATAGGTAGGAGGAAACTGATTTCTCTGATAGCAGAAGTTACAAGCCCACAGTTTGGCTCTGTAATCCACTTGGCTAGGTTGAGAGACCAATTAATAGAGTTCAAAGAGAGAAGGACCAAACAGTTTAGGCTACAATTATTTTATCAGTGGGTTACATGTGAACCTTTTGAAGATTGACCAAGGATATGTTCAGTACAAGTCACCTCACGATGACAGTTATAAATTCATAAGTATAAGGGAATGAGGAAAATAGAGAACAGCAAATAATTTGCTTTAACTTTCCCccaattccctggttttccaggaAGTTACCCAGATTTTGCAACCCAATGTATAAGTAAGTGAATGAGGATTGTTGCCTCACTTACCAGAGGGGGTTGAGGACAGCGCGACAGGTCACCCTGCTACACAGCACAGGCTCATACTGGATGGGGGGCAGATCTGGCCGCTCTTTCAGGGGGGTGAACAGAGAGGCAACGGGGACCACCATGCGGGTGGCCTCCAGACGACTAGAGGGCCAGACATTCCAGCTGAAGCGCACCCCATCACGCTCCTCATTCTGTGCAATAAACTCCGGGAAGGTCGCCATAGCACCCTCCGAGAActgcagacagagggagggaaaggtgTGTCTGCGCGTTATTGCAATAGGCAATACATTTTACGGTCATGATTGCATTGGATATTTCAACATaacatttttttatataataGTCCACGGCACTGCAATGAGTCTTATGATATGATccatttaaaaaatttaaaaaatccccCCCCTTCCtttttgttatttattattatttatgtacTTTGAGATTTTTCTGTAGAATGAAAATCACtttacaaatgtaataaaatattaTAATTGCCTGGCTTGGATGTTTTTATTAGCCTAGTTATCTGTTCTGAGTCCTGAGATATCCTTTAGGACTTTGAGCATAACGTTACACTCCAGCACACTTACTACCAATTTGAATGTGTCATATCAAGAGGGCAGAGAAAATGCAGCCAAATATGAACCTGTGGGAAAGTCTGTCTTACGTCTAGCTGGTGCTAAACCATGGCTATAACAAAAGACCAGAATATGATCCTGACTGTGACCCACGTTTTCACCCACTGATCAAATCTGTTTAAAATAACTTACTTTGAAAACACACTCTGAATCTGAATAAATAGAAGGATATACACAACGTCAGTTTAGTTGGTGCTGAACCATCACTTACATTTGCTTTCTCCAGACAAAATATTTGACCAAATGAGATTATCAGAGATGGAAATGATCACAAATCCTTAGAGTTAGGCTAACAAAAAGGTATTTCAAAATTCTAACACTGACTGTATTGGGCTTTTATCTAACTAGCAAGCTGACCTGAATCAAATGAAATCAATGGTGAATCAATCAACAGGCTTTACAAATTGATGCTGGATTACAAGAAAAACTGTTTTGATTGAATATACACAGCAAGTCACTCCACCAACAACAAcattactgtagctagctaagtaCTGTTAAAGTTAGCTAGCATGGTAGGTAGCTGGCTGGATAGCTAACTACATAACACGGGAACGCCAAAACCAAATGTTTAATGTTTCAGGGTGGATATCCTAGTtataacaacaaaaacatgtgCCAAAGTCAAAAGTGCTTTCACCATGGCATGTTAGCAGGCAGTACGTTAACTAGTTACGCCGCTAACTAAACCACCGGCACCCGCAAATGCAATGTGTCAAACGTGTTTTCACCCTGCTTCAACTAACAGCCAAACTACACTTTGTCAGCTAAGAAGAATTATATTCAAAATACGAATAAATTGTGAAAACACATACAGTAAAGATATGCTAAATCAACAGTTAAAGCAAATAGCAGAATATTTAGCTACCTGATATCCTCAGACGAGTTCCACACTGCTACTGGTGACAGTGAGTaaacagcgccccgcatacaacgTAGGATGTGACAACGTAGCTAACAAAACATGGCTGCGGGAAGCAATGCCACGTCAAGAGGGTTTTGGCTAGAAGGGATACAGTTTGTCAGAATTTACTTTTTGTGGCAGGTtagaacttacgcagcaggtaTGGATAAGTAACGTAGCAGGTTATGAGAATTAGATCAatgttaggaaaagggttaggggtAGCTAAAAAGCTAAACAAATAATTGTTCACGCCAATTTGACATAAACTGTATCCCTTCTAGCCAAGACCCGTCAAGAAGCGTGTCCAATCATAGGCCCTTACCCCAAATAGTAGATGAATTATCAGATGACATGTTCATGTTTTCCCAACAGTGATTTTTTTGGACGTGTCTGGCTTCTTTCCAGATAATTATCTATATGAAACAGTTGTCCTGCTTGTTGGACCGATAAGAGTGAGCCTCTTGGTTCAATGTTTCTTTTTGAATAAATTAAATATGTTAAGTTCTCGACTTGGACTGAAAAGGGGTTAGGGATAATATGTAGATGCAACAACTCTGCAAAACCCTTGAGCTaatatcagtggtggaaaaagtacccacctgtcatacttgagtaaaaggaaAGATCCCTTGATAGGAAATAACTCAAGtaaaagttacccagtaaaatgaccagtgatgttctcttgataagtgagaGAATTGGACCATTTtggtcctgctaagcattcaaaatgtaagtacttttgggtgtcagggaaaatgtagagTAAAAAGTatacttttctttaggaatgtagtgaagtaaaagttgtcaaaaatataaagaccccccccaaaaaaagactaTTTAAGTAgcactttaaagtattttacttTAAAGGTGCCTGGTACTTTGTtccagtgagctcctgcccaagtaaAGCACTGGCTGGGATAAACATATCAATCAGTAATGTTAAATGTAAAATTTAGCCTTTCTGCTCAATATCCTTGAAATGCAGTGACCCAACAAGTACACATTTTTCAATAGTCATGCAAAGAGTTTAATTGATAGGGCAATAATTGACAGTCATTGAGCAAATATGAGAGAAAAGGAGACTGGCTTTTAAAAACATTGCAAGACAAATTTTATTATAACATTTTCAAAAATAATTTTCACAAACTAACATCAGCATACCCATTCACCAGCTCTCCAAATAAGGGTTGTGTTTATGGcacaaaacataaaaaaataatattgcaaCAAAATAAATGCGtatcttattggacaagtccaggtagtgCCTCCCGGTTTCATGCCAATTTCTTCCATTTGGTTCCTAATGGATATGACCCCACAATTTCTGTATCTTGTGGGCCTCATTTACAATTACTGTAAAAATCAGAGAACTTGTTTTATTTATCCTGACCTGTAAATATGCTTTCTGCATCATTTTATACACAAACGTGTTCATGAATTATATTACTGAGGCAAAATAACACTGCTCTCCTTCTTGCTAAAGCGTCACCACACCTTCTTGCTGAATCCAAATGACAATCTTTTTATTTTGCTGTGTTAAGGCTCAGTGGTTCACATGTTGTTGAATCCCATCATCCCTTTCATGTTGCCAGCTGCACCCTGTTGGAACTGTCTCATCATGGACTGGAGACCAGCCATCCCACCTGAAGATGAGAGAAAAGAAATCAGCATGTCtcaatggggagggggggggggggggagaatcaGTTAAACTCGACAGCAAGGTGGCGAGGATGAGAATAGCTAATCTTAATCAAATGATTATTTGGGGTGCAAGGTAATTTGTAGATCAGGGATACCATGCAGTCTATGCCAAATATGCATTATATAACATCCATGTCATTACATTTGGACTGACAATATTCAAATCATTGAACTAATCTAAGTACAAAGTAACAAAGGAATAGTTTGGGAAAAGTGACATGACATAAAAATGGAAGTGAAAGTCATGCCTACCCATATGGTGGAGAACCCTTGGGTCCATCATCTTTGCCATCTGTTGGTTTAACTTAGCCATCTGAGAGGGGTTGACATTCTTGGACATGTCACCACCTGTAAACATGTTAAAAAAAATTGAGACATCGCCTACTACTTGAAGAAAGCAAAATTGTGTTAGTGGACCAGTGCTTCAGTTTCAGGGCTGTGTCTGAAAACATGACTAGCCATGAAATCCTTGCTTCTTTTGTTCTCGTTTCCTCTTATCACAAAGTGCAGTTGAGAAGAGCCAAGGCCCTTCCCTCAGACCTCTTCCAATGTAATTTgagaggggcagggggaaaaTGGAGGAAGCAAGGATTTGACAGCTAGTAATGTTAATATGCATCCAAGAAGTGCATACCTTTGAACAAGCCCTTGATGCCACCCATCTTCTTCACCATCTGTGCGAACTTTGTGTACTGGGTGAGCAGCTCCTGGACGTCCCTGGTGGCAACCCCAGAACCCCGCGCAACTCGGGCAATTCGGTTCGGCTGCTTGGTGAAAAGCTTTGCACCGTCTTTGTTGTCAAGTTCTGCAAAGAAAGAATCCATGGTTAGGAAAACAATTACACATCTAGTGTAACCCTTTTGTTTGTAATTGACTGTTTATTGACGAGAGGGTTAGATACACTACTGAGTTGCACCCTcatttgtcctcagaacagcctgaattcatcGGGGTATGGActcaaggtgtcaaaagcgttccacagggatgctggcccatgttgattccaatcaTTCCCACAGTTGCATCAAGTTGGCAGGATgtattttgggtggtggaccaaatcaaatcaaattttatttgtcacatacacatggttagcagatgttaatgccgaaatgcttgtgcttctgtccgacaatgcagtaataacaagtaatctaactaacaattccaaaactactgtcttgtacacagtgtaaggggataaagaatatgtacataaggatatatgaatgagtgatggtacagagcagcataggcaagataccaAATGGCATATTCCCACAGTTGTATATACATCAAGTTGTAGCAGGatgtattaaagtggctggagttggtggtcagtgtgttggcagcagccactcagtgttagtggtggctgtttaacagtctgatggccttgagatagaagctgtttttcagtctctcggtcccagctttgatgcacctgtactgacctcgccttctggatgatagcggggtgaacaggcagtggctcgggtggttgatgtccttgatgatctttatggccttcctgtgacatcgggtggtgtaggtgtcctggagggcaggtagtttgcccccggtgatgcgttgtgcagacctcactaccctctggagagccttacggttgagggcggtgcagttgccataccaggcggtgatacagcccgccaggatgctctcgattgtgcatctgtagaagtttgtgagtgcttttggtgacaagccgaatttcttcagcctcctgaggttgaagaggcgctgctgcgccttcttcacgatgctgtctgtgtgagtggaccaattcagtttgtctgtgatgtgtatgccgaggaacttaaaacttgctaccctctccactactgttccatcgatgtggataggggggtgttccctctgctgtttcctgaagtccacaatcatctccttagttttgttgacgttgagtgtgaggttgttttcctgacaccacactccgagggccctcacctcctccctgtaggccgtctcatcgttgttggtaatcaagcctaccactgttgtgtcgtccgcaaacttgatgattgagttggaggcgtgcgtggccacgcagtcgtgggtgaacagggagtacaggagagggctcagaacgcaaccttgtggggccccagtgttgaggatcagcggggaggagatgttgttgcctaccctcaccacctgggggcggcccgtcaggaagtccagtacccagttgcacagggcggggtcgagacccagggtctcgagcttgatgacgagcttggagggtactatggtgttgaatgccgagctgtagtcgatgaacagcattctcacataggtattcctcttgtccagatgggttagggcagtgtgcagtgtggttgagattgcatcgtctgtggacctatttgggcggtaagcaaattggagtgggtctagggtgtcaggtagggtggaggtgatatggtccttgactagtctctcaaagcacttcatgatgacggatgtgagtgctacggggcggtagtcatttagctcagttaccttagctttcttgggaacaggaacaatggtggccctcttgaagcatgtgggaacagcagactggtatagggattgattgaatatgtccgtaaacacaccggccagctggtctgcgcatgctctgagggcgcggctggggatgccatctgggcctgcagccttgcgagggttaacacgtttaaatgtcttactcacctcggctgcagtgaaggagagaccgcatgttttcgttgcaggccgtgtcagtggcactgtattgtcctcaaagcgggcaaaaaagttatttagtctgcctgggagcaagacatcctggtccgtgactgggctgggtttcttcctgtagtccgtgattgactgtagaccctgccacatgcctcttgtgtctgagccgttgaattgagattctactttgtctctgtactggcgcttagcttgtttgatagccttgcggagggaatagctgcactgtttgtattcggtcatgttaccagacaccttgccctgattaaaagcagtggttcgcgctttcagtttcacacgaatgctgccatcaatccacggtttctggttagggaatgttttaatcgttgctatgggaacgacatcttcaacgcacgttctaatgaactcgcacaccgaatcagtgtattcgtcaatgttgttatctgacgcaatacgaaacatctcccagtccacgtgatggaagcagtcttggagtgtggagtcagcttggtcggaccagcgttggacagacctcagcgtgggagcctcttgttttagtttctgtctgtaggcagggatcaacaaaatggagtcgtggtcagcttttccgaaaggggggcggggcagggccttatatgcgtcgcggaagttagagtaacaatggtccaaggtctttcctcccctggttgcgcaatcgatatgctgataaaatttggggagtcttgttttcagattagccttgttaaaatccccagctacaatgaatgcagcctccggataaattgtttccagtttgcagagagttaaataaagttcgttcagagccatcgatgtgtctgcttggggggggatatatacggctgtgattataatcgaagagaattctcttggtagataatgcggtctacatttgattgtgaggaattctaaatcaggtgaacagaaggatttgattcctgtatgtttctttcatcgcaccatgtcacgttagtcataaggcatacgcccccgcccctctttttaccagaaagatgttttttcctgtctgcgcgatgcgtggagaaacctgttggctgcaccgcttcggattgcgtctctccagtaagccacgtttccgtgaagcaaagaacgttacagtctctgatgtccctctggaatgctaccatTCTTGACATTACTAGGGACATGAGAAACTGtttagcgtgaaaaacccagcagcgttgcagttcttgacaaacccGTGTGCCTGGCACTTACAGCCATTGCCCGTTCGAAAGGAAATTCAAATGGAACTAACGCCATTTCAGCAACATTAGATCTTattcaaatctgttcatatacaagAAGAATGACAATTTGTAGCATTTCCTGACATTTCCTGCatagccattttcaggtctctccagagatgttcgattggattcaagtccgggcccGGGTGGGCCATTCAAGGACTCCTGTGTTTTGTCTGTGTGCTGAGGGTCAACGTCCTGTTAGAAGTTGAACCAccgccccagtttgaggtcctgagctggTTTTTGTCAAGGATCACTCTGCACTTCACCCCATtaaatctttccctcaatcctgacaagtctcccagtccctgctgctgaaaaataaaaatcaacagcatgatgctgccaccacgcacATGGTACCATGTTCCCTCCAAACG
It encodes the following:
- the LOC139375044 gene encoding protein transport protein Sec23A; this translates as MATFPEFIAQNEERDGVRFSWNVWPSSRLEATRMVVPVASLFTPLKERPDLPPIQYEPVLCSRVTCRAVLNPLCQVDYRAKLWACNFCYQRNQFPPTYAGISDVNQPAELLPQFSTIEYVVQRGPLMPLVFLYVVDTCMEDEDLQALKESLQMSLSLLPPTALVGLITFGRMIQVHELGCEGISKSYVFRGTKDLNAKQLQEMLGLTKPTAAQAGRGPQAPQAPVSNRFLQPVQKIDMNLTDLLGELQRDPWPVTQGKRPLRSLGSAMSIAVGLLECTFPNTGARIMTFIGGPATQGPGMVVGDELKAPIRSWHDIEKDNAKFMKKGTKHYEALASRASTNGHIIDIYACALDQTGLLEMKCCSNHTGGYMVMADSFTTSLFKQTFQRVFTKDVSGAFKMAFAGTLEIKTSREIKISGAIGPCVSLNAKGPCVSENEIGTGGTSQWKICGLDHNTTLAVYFEVVNQHNAPIPQGGRGAVQYVTQYQHSSGQKRIRVTTTARNWADAGTQIQTIAASFDQEASAILMARLAVYRAETEEGPDVLRWLDRQLIRLCQKFGDYHKDDPNSFRFSETFSLYPQFMFHLRRSPFLQVFNNSPDESSYYRHQFMRQDLTQSLIMIQPILYAYSFNGPPEPVLLDSSSILPDRILLMDTFFQILIYHGETVSQWRKAGYQELPEYENFRHLLQAPVDDAQEILHSRFPMPRYIDTEHGGSQARFLLSKVNPSQTHNNMYAWGQESGAPILTDDVSLQVFMDHLKKLAVSSAA